From Paenibacillus sp. V4I7, one genomic window encodes:
- a CDS encoding lytic transglycosylase domain-containing protein: protein MTFLRKKRVFALLLVCFVLVLFMNSDFIGRKLYPIYFEQEIRQSAAKHNIDPFLIAAIIRVETNYKYHLESSKGALGLMQLMPDTAEWIVESTNLGPHVQEDLLKVDVNINLGSWYLSWLKKHYNGNLIYAIAAYNAGQGNVNKWKQNDVWDGSEEHINQIPFGETRHYVQRVLYYYEKYTKLYSQQWGKKD from the coding sequence ATGACCTTTTTACGTAAAAAACGAGTTTTTGCCCTGCTTCTTGTTTGTTTTGTTCTGGTTCTCTTTATGAATAGTGATTTTATCGGAAGAAAGCTGTACCCGATCTATTTTGAGCAGGAAATTAGGCAGAGCGCGGCGAAACACAATATAGATCCATTTCTAATTGCTGCGATTATTAGGGTGGAGACGAATTATAAATATCATTTGGAGTCAAGCAAGGGTGCTTTAGGCCTCATGCAGTTGATGCCTGATACGGCAGAGTGGATTGTAGAATCCACGAATTTAGGGCCTCATGTGCAGGAAGATTTATTAAAAGTGGACGTAAATATTAATCTTGGTTCTTGGTATTTGAGCTGGCTTAAGAAGCATTATAATGGTAATTTAATTTATGCGATTGCGGCTTATAATGCAGGTCAAGGTAATGTGAATAAATGGAAGCAAAATGACGTTTGGGATGGTTCAGAAGAGCATATTAATCAGATTCCATTCGGAGAAACACGTCACTATGTACAGCGGGTACTCTATTATTACGAGAAATACACGAAGCTTTATTCTCAGCAGTGGGGAAAGAAGGATTAG
- the coaE gene encoding dephospho-CoA kinase (Dephospho-CoA kinase (CoaE) performs the final step in coenzyme A biosynthesis.), whose product MNIGLTGGIACGKSTVSAMLVSRGALLVDADMIARDVVEPGSPVLEQVAAHFGQAVLQVDGSLHRKKLGEIIFGNTEARKQLESILHPPIRAQIREQMEAYERQFPDKLVVVDVPLLIESNLSFMFQEVMVVYVPRPVQLERLMQRDGLSESAANNRIDAQMSIEEKRKFADVVIDNSGTWEETNAEVERFWLGKGLS is encoded by the coding sequence ATGAATATCGGGTTAACAGGAGGTATCGCTTGCGGCAAAAGCACGGTTAGCGCCATGCTGGTTAGCCGCGGCGCCCTATTAGTAGATGCGGATATGATAGCCCGCGATGTCGTCGAGCCCGGCAGCCCTGTTCTTGAACAGGTTGCTGCACATTTTGGACAAGCTGTTCTTCAGGTAGATGGCTCACTTCATCGCAAGAAGCTTGGCGAGATCATTTTTGGTAATACGGAGGCACGCAAGCAGCTGGAAAGTATTCTGCATCCGCCAATTCGTGCACAAATACGTGAACAGATGGAGGCCTATGAACGGCAATTTCCAGACAAGCTTGTTGTGGTCGATGTCCCTTTATTAATCGAATCTAATTTATCCTTCATGTTTCAAGAAGTTATGGTTGTTTATGTACCCCGTCCAGTCCAGTTGGAGCGGCTAATGCAGCGAGATGGACTGTCAGAAAGTGCGGCGAATAATCGCATTGATGCTCAGATGTCCATTGAGGAGAAACGTAAATTCGCGGATGTTGTCATTGACAACAGCGGTACATGGGAAGAAACTAACGCTGAAGTGGAGCGGTTTTGGTTAGGAAAGGGGCTTTCATGA
- a CDS encoding MntP/YtaF family protein has translation MLPVVSLLILAFAVSLDGFGVGVMYGLRKIRIPLLSIGIISLWSGIIIYSSMQIGVLMSSFMSLLVAKRIGALILIGIGIWALAQMRQQKPQEHQERGRVASLDQASISGVLPLPEGKHPGSGEILTFDTLQRTKEILNIELKRFGLVIQILRTPSIADVDKSGNISASEATLLGLALSLDAFGAGIGAALIGFVPLLTASVISISSGLFIALGLRFGLRYAEMNWMKKLSVLPGCVLIIMGLFKLL, from the coding sequence ATGCTTCCTGTAGTTTCACTACTTATTCTTGCTTTCGCAGTTTCCTTGGACGGCTTCGGCGTCGGTGTGATGTATGGATTACGTAAAATACGAATTCCACTCCTCTCCATTGGGATTATATCGCTTTGGTCTGGTATCATTATCTACAGCTCGATGCAGATCGGTGTACTGATGTCGTCCTTCATGTCTCTCTTGGTAGCTAAGCGAATCGGTGCTCTTATATTAATCGGAATTGGCATCTGGGCATTGGCACAAATGAGACAACAAAAGCCTCAAGAGCATCAGGAACGGGGGAGAGTCGCATCTTTAGATCAAGCATCGATAAGCGGTGTTCTTCCTTTACCAGAGGGTAAGCATCCGGGTTCTGGAGAAATTCTCACGTTTGATACGTTGCAGAGAACGAAGGAAATATTGAATATCGAGCTGAAACGCTTCGGACTGGTTATTCAAATTTTGCGAACGCCATCCATTGCAGACGTTGACAAATCGGGTAATATTTCGGCTTCAGAGGCAACATTGCTTGGTTTGGCGCTATCTTTGGATGCGTTCGGTGCAGGCATTGGCGCCGCTTTAATTGGTTTCGTTCCACTGTTAACAGCTTCCGTCATTTCGATATCAAGTGGTTTATTTATTGCATTAGGTTTGCGGTTTGGTTTACGGTATGCGGAGATGAATTGGATGAAGAAACTGTCTGTACTTCCGGGATGTGTACTTATTATCATGGGTCTATTTAAATTGTTGTAG
- a CDS encoding alpha/beta-type small acid-soluble spore protein — translation MGAGQNRNSNTLVVPQANAALDQLKYEVAQELGIAIPQDGYMGNMATRDAGAIGGNITRRLVQIAEQSLAGQFK, via the coding sequence ATGGGCGCAGGACAAAACCGTAACAGCAATACTTTAGTTGTTCCTCAAGCTAACGCAGCCTTGGATCAGTTAAAATACGAAGTAGCGCAAGAACTTGGTATCGCCATCCCACAAGATGGTTATATGGGTAATATGGCTACTCGTGATGCTGGTGCCATTGGTGGTAACATCACTCGTCGCTTAGTACAAATCGCAGAGCAATCCTTGGCTGGTCAATTCAAGTAA
- the nrdR gene encoding transcriptional regulator NrdR: MKCPFCDYSGTKVLDSRSANENKSIRRRRECEKCARRFTTFEMVEETPLIVIKKDGSREEFSREKILRGLIRACEKRPVSMERLEMMVSEVEMQLRTTAHAEVDSLSIGEIVMEQLYPVDEVAYIRFASVYRQFKDINMFLKELTQILGKHDTGLLRDK, translated from the coding sequence ATGAAGTGTCCGTTCTGTGACTATTCCGGTACGAAAGTTCTTGATTCACGTTCAGCCAATGAAAACAAATCGATTCGTCGTCGTCGAGAATGTGAGAAATGCGCGAGAAGATTCACCACATTTGAGATGGTGGAAGAAACTCCGTTAATCGTGATTAAGAAAGATGGAAGTAGGGAAGAATTTAGTCGAGAGAAAATATTAAGAGGCTTGATTCGAGCTTGTGAAAAGCGACCTGTATCGATGGAGAGGCTTGAGATGATGGTTTCTGAAGTGGAAATGCAGCTTCGCACCACGGCTCATGCTGAAGTGGATAGTTTAAGCATTGGAGAAATCGTCATGGAACAGCTGTACCCCGTCGATGAAGTGGCGTACATTCGCTTTGCCTCCGTATACCGGCAGTTTAAGGACATTAATATGTTCCTGAAGGAGTTAACGCAAATATTGGGAAAGCATGACACCGGACTTCTCCGGGATAAATAA